In Cydia strobilella chromosome 6, ilCydStro3.1, whole genome shotgun sequence, one DNA window encodes the following:
- the LOC134742149 gene encoding fungal protease inhibitor-1-like, producing the protein MKAALVLFVLACALALAYGDLVCGTNYCKQHPCSTSVQSSSCRSPSIYKPNHSGKCGCCPACVTLLAEGARCKTYSKELGETPSAVCREPLFCVSGVCAKVQRKN; encoded by the exons ATGAAGGCAGCTCTAGTCCTATTTGTGCTGGCGTGCGCTCTAGCCCTTGCCTACGGCGACTTGGTGTGCGGCACCAACTACTGCAAGCAGCACCCGTGCAGCACCTCCGTGCAGTCCTCGAGCTGCCGCTCCCCGTCCATCTACAAGCCCAACCACTCTGGCAAGTGCGGCTGCTGCCCTGCTTGCGTCACTCTGCTCG CGGAAGGTGCCAGGTGCAAGACTTACAGCAAGGAGTTAGGGGAGACCCCGTCCGCCGTGTGTCGCGAGCCGCTTTTCTGCGTCAGCGGCGTTTGTGCTAAAGTGCAGAGAAAGAACTAA